The genomic region CAGACGGGGAGGGGTTGCTGGGGAGGCCCGGGCTTCCATTGGCTGCAAGCGTTCGCCGCGGTGCGGGGGTATCTCTAATCATATTCAGCATGTTTTGCACAAGAAATGTCAGCCAGGAAGGGCTATCCGCTCCCTTCGCCAAATTATTCCACGACAATGTCATGCTCCGAGAGCCCGGCTGCAAACTCTTTCCTGGTGGACTCGTTGATCAGCGCGGGCAGAGGGGACGCGGCGGGAGCAGGAGGCGGAGGCGGAGGAGGAGGCGGCTACTACCCGGGCAGCGGGCTCTACCTGCCACAGGCGTCCGAGCTGTCCTACGGGCTGCAGGGCTGCGGACTGTTCCCCGTCCTGGGCAAACGCAATGAAGGTACCTCGCAAAGCATGGTCCCCAGCACGCACTCCTACGTGTCGGGGATGGAAGTGTGGCTAGACCCGCCCCGCTC from Meleagris gallopavo isolate NT-WF06-2002-E0010 breed Aviagen turkey brand Nicholas breeding stock unplaced genomic scaffold, Turkey_5.1 ChrUn_random_7180001860709, whole genome shotgun sequence harbors:
- the LOC104915951 gene encoding homeobox protein Hox-A10-like, with product MSARKGYPLPSPNYSTTMSCSESPAANSFLVDSLISAGRGDAAGAGGGGGGGGGYYPGSGLYLPQASELSYGLQGCGLFPVLGKRNEGTSQSMVPSTHSYVSGMEVWLDPPRSCRMEEPESQQATSCSFAQNIKEESSYCLYDSEKCPKGSAAADLAPFPRLSAEVSPSANGTGVPVPGYFRLSQAYGTSKGYG